Proteins from a single region of Runella sp. SP2:
- a CDS encoding TonB-dependent receptor domain-containing protein has protein sequence MIKNTSFLWLGLCLSLQAYSQKTKPDTTQNLKEVEVVGLRERIQIERLPDVHQMLIAAGKKSEVIHLLGLNANIAERNPRQLFAKIPGIFVYDMDGSGNQINIATRGLDPHRSWEFNVRYNGVIGNTDMYGYPASHYNPPAESFERIEVVRGTGSLQYGAQFGGMVNYVSKQADTTRKFGFENISSLGSFGLLSSYNAIGGKVGKLTYYAYYHRRKSDGYRQNSRSESESQYVGLQYDFIPKLSLKAEVGHTDYVYQIPGPLTDSMFLANPRMSTRSRNYYEPDIYLPSLTLRWEITPRTRLQWVNSMVLGARNSVMIDAFATVKDAIEASTLQYKNRQVDVDKFNSFTSELKLSHDYQVGSMSSVLIAGVQVMNNDLNRRQMGKGTTGSDYDLTLVGTDGWGRDMHFKTKNVAVFAENLLYLTRRWTVSPSFRLESGQTDFSGYIRYLKPEVVPNSIPHRFPLFGVSTQYRLNEQNRIYAGWSQAYRPVILKDIIPASVLERADKNLKDAQGYNLEVGMSGRTGKLHYDITGFVLSYKNRLGSLILSDPDGTSYIFRTNIGDNLNKGVEMYLEYEFLRNRRTRLSVFTSTAYIDARYVKGKVSNGKENQSIVGNRVESVPEWTSRNGIEFNHRWLSTTLLGSYVSKTFADALNTVQPSANGAKGVVPSYTIIDWNSTIRLSERYTVRLSVNNLLNASYFTKRPTFYPGPGIWPSDGRSVALSVGVKL, from the coding sequence ATGATAAAAAATACATCATTCCTGTGGCTGGGGCTGTGCCTTAGCTTACAGGCTTATTCCCAAAAAACAAAGCCAGACACCACTCAAAACTTGAAAGAAGTAGAGGTGGTTGGACTGCGTGAACGAATCCAAATCGAACGCTTACCCGACGTGCATCAAATGCTGATTGCCGCAGGAAAAAAGAGCGAAGTGATTCATTTATTGGGACTAAATGCGAACATCGCCGAACGCAATCCTCGTCAACTTTTTGCCAAAATTCCTGGCATTTTTGTGTATGACATGGACGGTTCGGGCAACCAAATAAACATTGCCACGCGGGGGCTTGACCCGCACCGTAGCTGGGAGTTTAATGTCCGTTACAATGGCGTTATTGGCAATACCGACATGTATGGCTACCCTGCCAGCCACTATAATCCCCCTGCCGAATCGTTTGAGCGGATTGAGGTGGTGCGCGGCACGGGCTCACTCCAATACGGAGCGCAGTTTGGCGGAATGGTCAATTACGTGAGTAAGCAAGCTGATACTACCCGCAAGTTTGGGTTTGAAAATATCAGTTCGTTGGGCTCTTTTGGCTTGTTGAGTTCTTACAATGCCATAGGTGGAAAAGTCGGAAAGCTGACGTATTATGCGTATTACCACCGCCGTAAGTCAGACGGTTATCGTCAGAACAGCCGTTCCGAATCGGAGTCGCAGTACGTTGGTTTGCAATACGATTTTATACCAAAATTGTCGTTAAAAGCGGAAGTAGGACATACCGATTATGTGTATCAAATTCCTGGGCCGCTGACCGACAGTATGTTTTTGGCCAATCCACGAATGTCCACCCGTTCGCGCAATTATTATGAACCAGACATCTACCTGCCTTCGCTCACGTTGCGCTGGGAAATCACGCCTCGGACGCGTTTGCAATGGGTAAACTCGATGGTACTTGGAGCGCGAAATAGCGTGATGATTGATGCTTTTGCCACGGTCAAAGATGCCATCGAAGCCAGTACGTTGCAGTACAAAAACCGCCAAGTCGATGTTGACAAGTTTAACAGTTTTACGTCTGAACTTAAACTATCACACGATTATCAAGTGGGTAGCATGAGTTCTGTACTTATCGCAGGTGTGCAAGTGATGAACAACGACCTAAACCGCCGACAAATGGGCAAAGGTACCACAGGTAGCGATTACGACCTGACGCTCGTAGGCACCGACGGCTGGGGACGTGACATGCACTTTAAAACCAAGAACGTTGCAGTATTTGCCGAAAACTTATTGTATTTGACCCGCCGCTGGACAGTCTCGCCAAGTTTCCGTTTGGAGAGTGGTCAAACCGATTTTTCGGGATACATCCGTTATCTCAAGCCTGAGGTAGTACCCAACAGCATTCCGCACCGCTTTCCGTTGTTTGGGGTTAGTACGCAGTACCGTTTGAACGAACAAAACCGCATCTACGCGGGCTGGTCGCAGGCGTATCGTCCCGTGATTTTGAAAGATATTATCCCTGCCTCAGTGTTAGAGCGGGCTGACAAAAATCTGAAAGATGCCCAAGGTTACAATCTTGAAGTAGGAATGAGCGGCCGTACTGGCAAGCTACATTACGACATCACTGGCTTTGTATTAAGCTACAAAAATCGCCTTGGTAGCCTGATTTTGAGCGACCCCGACGGCACTTCGTATATTTTTCGTACCAACATTGGAGATAACCTCAACAAAGGCGTTGAGATGTACTTAGAATACGAGTTTTTGCGTAACCGCCGTACCCGCTTGTCGGTATTTACGTCAACGGCCTATATTGATGCCCGTTACGTAAAAGGAAAAGTGAGCAACGGAAAAGAAAACCAGAGCATTGTGGGAAACCGCGTAGAGTCGGTGCCTGAGTGGACAAGTCGCAACGGGATTGAGTTTAACCACCGTTGGTTGAGTACAACATTGTTGGGTAGTTATGTGTCAAAAACGTTTGCCGACGCCCTCAATACAGTGCAGCCTTCGGCCAACGGAGCGAAAGGAGTGGTTCCAAGTTATACCATTATCGACTGGAACTCGACGATTCGACTCAGCGAGCGATACACCGTGCGCTTGAGTGTGAACAACCTTTTGAACGCCTCTTATTTTACCAAACGCCCTACTTTTTACCCAGGGCCTGGTATTTGGCCTTCGGATGGGCGCAGTGTGGCGCTGTCGGTCGGTGTGAAATTGTAA
- a CDS encoding RagB/SusD family nutrient uptake outer membrane protein → MKSKILVFSLATVCLTACNDGFLNTVPKTTVAEEAAYSTPGKILAQVNNLYGQLQNATFYGGRYIIFNEQRGDEFGQNDGNAATGSAVWNQNVASTNEFINNVWGAAYSAINASNVLMERLNGTTVVSAADAKLYVAEAKFVRALSYLALIQTYAKPYNVDKNALGVPLRLKAITTEGNNDLARSSVADVYAQIIKDLNEAEVDLPASYTTPLLNTARAKKSTAIALKTRVFLQQNEFQKVAEEAAKLVPKTAPFQYTTGSLTHRLETNIAAVFGGSYTGTEAIFSIPFANTTTETPPSQSSLAFTYVSQPILFLATAGIVSDPALTNVADARTGLIGTNTAGQKVLRKFNITTAPFRDYVPVIRYAEVMLNYAEAAAQTNDLPMAVALLKAVRNRSNPSHIFAETELTSKATILNLIFNERRIELLGEGFRLHDLQRRGLTLPAKTGSIGTAPLVLSTASNYIWPIPSGEISANKLMVPNP, encoded by the coding sequence ATGAAATCAAAAATACTTGTATTCTCGCTTGCAACGGTCTGTTTGACAGCTTGTAATGATGGTTTTCTCAATACCGTTCCTAAAACTACTGTAGCCGAAGAGGCCGCATATAGTACCCCTGGCAAAATACTGGCGCAGGTCAATAACCTCTACGGTCAACTCCAAAACGCGACTTTTTACGGGGGGCGATACATCATTTTTAACGAGCAGCGCGGCGATGAGTTTGGACAAAACGATGGTAACGCCGCTACAGGTTCAGCGGTTTGGAACCAGAATGTTGCTTCTACCAACGAATTTATCAACAACGTGTGGGGAGCGGCCTATTCGGCGATTAACGCCTCAAACGTACTTATGGAGCGGCTTAATGGTACCACTGTGGTGTCAGCGGCTGATGCCAAGCTGTACGTGGCAGAAGCTAAGTTTGTACGGGCATTGTCGTATCTGGCGTTGATACAAACCTACGCTAAACCTTATAACGTGGACAAAAACGCATTGGGTGTACCGCTGCGCCTCAAGGCCATCACAACTGAAGGTAACAACGACTTGGCGCGTAGCTCTGTTGCGGATGTTTATGCGCAGATTATCAAAGACTTAAATGAAGCAGAGGTCGATTTGCCAGCATCCTATACAACGCCTTTGTTGAACACCGCACGTGCCAAGAAAAGTACGGCGATTGCGCTCAAAACAAGGGTGTTTTTGCAACAAAACGAATTTCAAAAAGTGGCTGAAGAAGCAGCCAAACTGGTGCCTAAAACCGCTCCTTTTCAATACACTACTGGCTCGCTAACGCATCGTTTGGAAACCAACATTGCTGCTGTTTTTGGAGGTAGTTACACGGGAACTGAAGCTATTTTTTCGATTCCCTTTGCCAACACTACCACCGAAACACCCCCGTCGCAGAGCTCGTTGGCTTTTACTTACGTATCGCAACCTATTTTATTTTTGGCAACGGCAGGGATTGTGAGCGACCCTGCCCTCACCAATGTTGCCGATGCCCGCACGGGCTTGATTGGTACCAACACTGCTGGTCAGAAAGTATTACGCAAATTCAACATCACTACGGCGCCGTTTCGCGATTACGTACCTGTAATTCGTTATGCCGAAGTGATGCTCAACTATGCAGAGGCCGCCGCCCAAACAAACGATTTGCCAATGGCAGTTGCCTTGCTCAAAGCCGTGAGAAATCGGTCAAATCCGAGTCATATTTTTGCGGAAACAGAGCTTACTTCTAAAGCGACTATACTCAACCTTATTTTTAACGAAAGACGTATCGAATTGCTGGGCGAAGGTTTTCGACTGCATGATTTACAACGCCGTGGACTGACCTTGCCCGCTAAAACGGGAAGCATCGGGACAGCCCCATTGGTTTTATCCACGGCCAGCAATTACATTTGGCCTATTCCGAGCGGTGAGATTTCGGCAAACAAATTGATGGTGCCTAACCCTTAG
- a CDS encoding carboxymuconolactone decarboxylase family protein: MPHISLPEGFPGIRSLAAYRPDTGAALYALAEALLRGDSAFSQADAELIATFTSSLNQCTFCTCSHAAAARFLFESNQDVVDAVIADYHTAPISDKMKALLTIAKCVQEDARTVSEEIVANARLLGATDREIHDTVLIAATFCMFNRYVDGLATVTPTDVADYIPMGERMGTLGYVPPKPQA, translated from the coding sequence ATGCCACATATTTCATTACCCGAAGGTTTTCCTGGAATCCGTAGTTTGGCGGCTTATCGTCCTGATACGGGGGCGGCTTTGTACGCGCTGGCGGAAGCGCTTTTGAGGGGCGATTCGGCCTTTTCGCAAGCTGACGCGGAGTTGATTGCCACGTTTACCTCGTCGCTCAATCAATGTACGTTTTGTACGTGCAGCCACGCTGCTGCTGCCCGTTTTCTGTTTGAAAGCAACCAAGACGTCGTCGATGCAGTCATTGCGGATTACCACACCGCACCGATTTCGGATAAAATGAAAGCGTTGCTGACCATTGCCAAATGCGTTCAAGAAGACGCCCGCACCGTTTCGGAAGAAATAGTAGCGAATGCTCGCCTGCTCGGAGCCACCGACCGCGAAATCCATGACACGGTGCTGATTGCGGCTACGTTTTGCATGTTCAATCGCTACGTGGACGGCTTGGCGACCGTGACACCTACCGATGTTGCTGATTATATCCCAATGGGTGAACGTATGGGGACGCTTGGCTATGTGCCGCCTAAGCCACAAGCCTAG
- a CDS encoding DUF3179 domain-containing (seleno)protein, translating into MKKLFYIGIVGLILFEIANVYFIMPMPGSQRMNSIDVAYFLHTWRWVFRALFGVMLLAAPKPPMGALLGSIVVLAGVVYIANFKMAADSMFYQPSVLTLKNRIDNKVAKERLVIGVEVDGQARAYPIQYIGYHHQVQDTLGGKPIIVTYCTVCRTGRVFEPLVDGKKEMFRLVGMDHFNAMFEDKTTGSWWRQANGEAIAGELKGKFLPEIPVMQVTLAKWMELHPTTLVMQPDAKFQEKYDSLSKYETGKRTGELTKRDFGSWKDKSWVVGVVVNGGTKAYDWNQLQKEKIINDMIGYLPVTLVLTSDKQSFVALQRATPGQKLSMKNDSLYDEGGCVYDLLGKSHRKGIPDLERANAYQEYWHSWKTFHPDTKRYK; encoded by the coding sequence ATGAAAAAACTTTTTTACATCGGTATTGTTGGCCTGATTCTTTTTGAAATCGCCAACGTGTATTTCATCATGCCCATGCCAGGCAGCCAACGCATGAACAGCATCGACGTGGCCTATTTTTTACATACGTGGCGGTGGGTCTTTCGGGCTTTGTTTGGGGTAATGCTATTGGCAGCCCCCAAACCCCCAATGGGGGCTTTACTTGGGAGTATTGTGGTGTTGGCAGGGGTTGTTTACATTGCAAATTTCAAAATGGCGGCCGATTCGATGTTTTATCAGCCTTCAGTATTGACACTGAAAAATAGAATAGATAATAAAGTGGCTAAAGAACGCCTAGTGATAGGGGTGGAAGTCGATGGGCAAGCGCGGGCGTACCCGATACAATACATTGGGTATCACCACCAAGTACAAGATACGTTGGGAGGAAAACCTATTATCGTGACTTATTGCACGGTTTGCCGCACGGGTAGGGTATTTGAGCCGCTAGTGGACGGCAAAAAGGAAATGTTTCGATTGGTGGGAATGGATCATTTCAACGCCATGTTTGAAGATAAAACCACGGGTAGCTGGTGGCGGCAGGCCAACGGGGAGGCGATAGCGGGCGAGCTGAAAGGGAAATTTTTGCCCGAAATTCCTGTGATGCAAGTTACTTTGGCGAAATGGATGGAGTTGCACCCAACGACTTTGGTGATGCAACCCGATGCGAAATTTCAAGAAAAATATGATTCATTGAGCAAATACGAAACGGGCAAACGGACAGGAGAATTGACCAAACGTGACTTTGGCTCGTGGAAAGACAAATCGTGGGTAGTGGGTGTGGTGGTCAATGGAGGAACAAAAGCGTATGATTGGAATCAATTGCAGAAAGAAAAAATTATCAATGATATGATTGGTTATTTGCCCGTAACGCTTGTGCTTACGTCTGATAAACAGAGTTTTGTGGCATTGCAACGGGCAACACCTGGGCAAAAGCTCAGTATGAAAAACGATTCACTGTATGATGAGGGAGGCTGTGTGTATGATTTGCTGGGCAAGTCGCACCGAAAAGGTATCCCTGATTTGGAAAGAGCCAATGCGTACCAAGAGTATTGGCACAGTTGGAAAACGTTTCATCCCGATACAAAAAGGTATAAATAA
- a CDS encoding vanadium-dependent haloperoxidase — protein MDKKRKTIAKVSSWLGLGIILSVTPLLQAQNRDKGNLKDASLPTAWAKMTVQIMAQAQNNTPTYGSRALGYIGLTMYETLVPASSTHRSIAKSLCDTLSLAKPSKKYSWELALNAGQAQIVKAFYGYAQKTSGIDSLENAIYQQYSVNVSPAVAAASVAYGRALANRIYEWAKLDGGHEGYLRNFPKDYKRPEGQGKWVPPTVGQSNSKIPMHPTWGQNRTFSAKNAQLPLPEPLVYSTDTTSEYYKQYTEVAEQKRKLTEEDRAIVMWWGDDPTETCSPPGHSYHLATIAILNSNADAIKAAETYARVGMAVADAFICCWKAKFSYMVQRPSSFIRQTLRKKERYPGEMINWLPFFLEPPFPAFYSGHAVQSAATATVLTEMYGENFSFTDATHAGRSPKRYYVVKPLPAKYEDLLAMGDYMPEYLEKEVKFQPRHYRSFWEAAKECAESRLKGGIHTRHDNDVGLAEGTKIGQNINALRWRK, from the coding sequence ATGGATAAAAAACGGAAGACAATAGCGAAAGTAAGCAGTTGGTTGGGTTTGGGAATCATCCTTTCAGTGACGCCATTGCTTCAGGCTCAAAACAGAGATAAAGGCAACCTAAAAGATGCCTCGCTGCCTACGGCATGGGCTAAAATGACCGTGCAAATAATGGCGCAAGCGCAAAACAATACCCCTACGTATGGCTCCAGGGCATTGGGGTACATTGGGCTTACGATGTACGAAACGTTGGTGCCTGCGTCTTCAACGCATCGTTCCATTGCGAAATCGCTTTGTGATACATTGTCGCTGGCCAAACCCAGTAAAAAATATTCGTGGGAACTAGCCCTGAATGCGGGCCAAGCGCAGATTGTGAAGGCTTTTTATGGCTATGCTCAAAAAACGAGCGGCATCGACTCGTTGGAAAATGCCATTTACCAACAATACTCTGTCAATGTTTCGCCTGCGGTCGCCGCCGCTTCGGTAGCTTACGGTCGGGCGTTGGCGAACCGTATCTATGAATGGGCCAAGTTAGACGGTGGGCATGAGGGGTATTTGAGAAATTTCCCCAAAGATTATAAGCGACCAGAGGGACAAGGAAAGTGGGTGCCGCCTACCGTTGGTCAATCAAATTCTAAAATTCCCATGCACCCAACGTGGGGACAGAACCGTACTTTTTCGGCAAAAAATGCCCAATTGCCTTTACCCGAGCCTTTGGTTTATTCAACAGACACCACCAGTGAGTATTATAAACAATATACCGAAGTAGCAGAACAAAAAAGAAAACTAACGGAAGAAGACCGAGCGATAGTCATGTGGTGGGGCGATGATCCTACCGAAACGTGCTCACCCCCAGGGCATTCGTATCATTTGGCGACCATCGCCATTCTGAACAGCAACGCTGATGCTATCAAAGCGGCCGAAACTTACGCCCGCGTCGGGATGGCCGTGGCAGATGCGTTTATTTGTTGTTGGAAAGCAAAGTTTTCCTACATGGTTCAGCGCCCGTCGTCGTTTATCAGGCAAACTCTTCGGAAAAAGGAGCGGTATCCAGGAGAAATGATTAATTGGTTGCCGTTCTTTTTAGAGCCACCTTTCCCTGCGTTTTATTCAGGTCATGCTGTGCAGTCGGCAGCCACGGCTACTGTTTTGACCGAAATGTACGGCGAAAATTTTTCATTCACGGACGCTACTCATGCGGGGCGCAGTCCCAAACGTTACTACGTAGTCAAACCGCTTCCTGCCAAATATGAAGATTTGTTAGCAATGGGAGATTATATGCCCGAGTACCTTGAAAAAGAAGTAAAATTTCAGCCACGCCACTATCGCTCATTTTGGGAGGCAGCCAAAGAATGTGCGGAGTCGCGCCTGAAAGGCGGGATTCATACGCGTCATGATAATGACGTTGGCCTCGCAGAAGGGACTAAAATTGGCCAGAATATCAACGCGTTACGCTGGCGGAAATAA
- a CDS encoding SusC/RagA family TonB-linked outer membrane protein, whose amino-acid sequence MRHFFTQKIACLLLMLLCVGRVLAQDTTLKGIVTDAQSGNPLVSATVQIKNGKDFVLTNNKGEFTLSNAPKPPFRLLVSSVGFEAKEIVVNSLAFNAIVLQESVTSLSEVVVSSGYTIQNRSEFSGAVSSVAAKQLQNRPAVSFDQLLSGQAAGIDLIQPTSILNATPVLRIRGINTITSGLFPLVVVDGVTVFVGAIGGGIGNNPLADINPNDIEAIDVLKDASAAAIYGSRAANGVMVITTKKGRKGKPKVSYDTWVSRSTPYNMPKMLGAEEYTMIKNEAMVNSGRAPGYALMKNDDGSTVDTDWYDVAFRPGISHNHNISVSGANDATSYFFSTGYTHQNSFIKNNTFERLAARLNFSHQLNKSITFGANITYSNGTNVGPNTGAVPSNSMSSSAYNSQYITNEPLARMTYVLPPNVPVYRSDGSYSIQNGISVGYGANNPSTIGTINAYNLAMVQTLDLSSSENNTLIGNVYGEWNILKNLKFRTSYGLNNLQVTNKAFLNPIHGGGAASNGVATNNFTKFYRSDWVNTLLYSTSINEKHNITVLLGHEVIKTTTDGWGAQQTNVTDPSYTNFQGGFSNIAPSGNILMENALLSYFSNITYDYKKKYLLSLNFRRDGLSALATGNKYGNFGGGSVGWNIFEEDFFKNSELARVVNNLKIRASYGVVGNSEIGDYPAIGTYNSNTYGGMPTLAFSQAANPNLRWETSKKLDIGLNFSMFNDRLTFEFDYYNNEVDGLILKAPQALSAGIPGNVINANVGSLYNRGIELGISAIVTNYRDFKWNTGFNLSTLKNEVTSLVSDVYVPSVFGVQNMTRVGYSIGSIFAVPTVGVNPDNGLMVFVNSEGREVQYNHIGSPRWTYKDGTAAPAIDNLKDGVIQGPSLPRLFGGFNNSFSYKNFDLNLIFNFVAGNKLYNGTRATNSDQRYFNNGTFILSRWQKPGDVTEIQKLQYGDNVSAGFSFAATSKVENGAYLKLRNISLGYTIPVQKSTLLRGRVASARVYAQAANVFTLTKYRGSDPEVSINGNSIHSGKDQNVPPNAQVLSVGLNVGF is encoded by the coding sequence ATGAGACATTTTTTTACCCAAAAAATAGCCTGCCTATTGCTGATGCTTTTATGCGTTGGTCGTGTATTGGCGCAGGACACAACCCTGAAAGGCATTGTTACCGATGCCCAAAGCGGGAACCCATTGGTGAGCGCGACTGTACAAATAAAGAATGGAAAAGACTTTGTATTGACCAACAACAAAGGTGAGTTTACCCTGTCCAATGCGCCAAAACCACCGTTTCGTTTATTGGTGAGCTCAGTTGGTTTTGAAGCCAAAGAAATTGTGGTCAATTCGTTGGCATTTAATGCCATTGTACTCCAAGAATCGGTGACGAGCCTGAGCGAAGTGGTCGTTTCGAGTGGTTATACGATTCAAAATAGGAGCGAGTTTTCTGGTGCAGTGTCGAGCGTGGCAGCCAAACAGCTACAAAACCGCCCTGCCGTTAGTTTTGATCAGCTATTGAGTGGACAAGCGGCGGGCATTGATTTGATTCAGCCTACGAGCATCCTCAATGCTACCCCTGTGTTGCGCATTCGTGGTATCAATACCATCACGTCAGGTTTGTTTCCATTGGTGGTAGTGGATGGGGTAACGGTTTTTGTGGGGGCCATTGGCGGAGGCATTGGCAACAACCCCTTGGCCGATATAAACCCCAATGACATTGAAGCGATTGACGTGCTCAAAGATGCCTCGGCAGCGGCTATTTATGGCTCGCGGGCAGCCAATGGCGTGATGGTGATTACGACCAAAAAAGGCCGTAAAGGAAAACCTAAAGTCAGTTATGATACTTGGGTGAGTCGTAGCACGCCTTACAATATGCCCAAAATGCTTGGGGCAGAGGAATATACAATGATTAAAAATGAGGCAATGGTCAACTCGGGACGTGCACCTGGCTATGCCCTGATGAAAAATGACGATGGGAGTACGGTAGATACGGATTGGTACGACGTGGCGTTTCGTCCAGGAATTTCTCATAACCATAACATCAGCGTGTCAGGCGCGAACGATGCGACGAGTTATTTCTTCTCGACGGGATATACGCACCAAAACAGTTTTATCAAAAACAATACGTTTGAGCGGTTGGCAGCGCGGTTGAATTTTAGTCACCAACTCAATAAATCCATCACATTTGGGGCCAACATTACCTACAGCAATGGCACCAATGTCGGCCCTAATACGGGTGCAGTGCCCAGCAACTCGATGTCATCGTCGGCCTATAACTCACAGTACATCACCAATGAACCCCTTGCTCGTATGACCTACGTGTTGCCCCCCAACGTGCCTGTTTACCGTTCGGATGGCTCATACAGCATCCAAAACGGCATTAGTGTGGGCTATGGTGCCAATAACCCAAGTACAATCGGCACCATCAATGCCTATAACTTGGCCATGGTGCAAACGCTGGATTTGAGTTCGTCGGAAAACAATACCCTCATTGGCAATGTCTATGGCGAATGGAATATCCTGAAAAACCTCAAATTTAGAACTAGCTACGGGCTTAATAACCTACAAGTGACCAATAAGGCATTTCTTAATCCCATTCACGGAGGAGGGGCTGCTTCTAATGGTGTCGCTACCAACAATTTTACGAAGTTTTACCGTAGCGATTGGGTCAATACCTTGTTGTATAGCACCAGCATTAACGAAAAGCACAACATAACCGTTTTGCTCGGCCATGAAGTGATTAAAACGACTACCGATGGCTGGGGAGCACAACAAACCAACGTGACAGACCCTTCTTATACCAATTTTCAAGGTGGTTTTAGTAACATTGCTCCCAGTGGTAATATCTTGATGGAGAATGCGTTGTTGTCTTATTTTTCCAATATTACCTACGATTACAAGAAAAAATACTTGTTGAGTCTCAACTTTCGTCGCGATGGACTTTCGGCCTTAGCGACGGGTAATAAGTACGGAAATTTTGGAGGAGGCTCGGTAGGTTGGAATATTTTTGAAGAAGATTTTTTTAAAAACAGTGAGCTAGCACGCGTTGTTAATAACCTCAAAATTAGGGCCAGTTATGGGGTAGTGGGAAACAGTGAAATTGGGGACTATCCTGCAATTGGCACTTATAATTCAAACACCTACGGCGGAATGCCCACCTTGGCATTTTCGCAAGCAGCCAACCCCAACCTACGCTGGGAAACATCAAAAAAGTTAGACATTGGCCTCAACTTCTCAATGTTCAACGACCGCCTTACGTTTGAGTTTGATTATTACAACAACGAGGTGGACGGCCTGATTCTGAAAGCACCGCAGGCATTGTCGGCGGGCATCCCAGGCAACGTTATTAATGCCAATGTCGGAAGCCTTTATAACCGTGGTATTGAGTTGGGCATCAGTGCCATTGTGACCAATTATCGTGATTTTAAATGGAATACAGGCTTTAACCTCTCAACCCTCAAAAACGAGGTCACTTCGCTCGTGAGTGATGTGTATGTGCCGAGTGTTTTTGGTGTTCAAAACATGACGCGGGTGGGCTACTCTATCGGTTCAATTTTTGCCGTGCCAACCGTGGGCGTAAACCCCGACAATGGTTTGATGGTGTTTGTCAACAGCGAAGGCCGTGAAGTGCAGTACAACCACATTGGTTCGCCACGGTGGACATACAAAGACGGTACCGCAGCTCCAGCCATTGATAACCTGAAAGATGGGGTGATTCAAGGACCCTCGTTACCGCGCTTGTTTGGTGGGTTCAACAATAGTTTTAGCTATAAAAACTTTGATTTGAACTTGATTTTTAACTTTGTTGCGGGCAATAAACTCTACAATGGTACCCGCGCTACCAACTCTGATCAGCGGTATTTTAACAATGGTACGTTCATTTTGAGTCGTTGGCAAAAGCCAGGTGATGTAACTGAGATTCAGAAACTGCAGTATGGCGACAATGTGTCGGCGGGTTTTTCATTTGCGGCTACTTCAAAAGTAGAAAATGGCGCATACCTGAAATTACGTAATATTTCTTTGGGATATACTATTCCTGTTCAAAAAAGCACTCTACTGCGCGGCAGGGTGGCTTCGGCGCGGGTATATGCGCAAGCGGCCAACGTGTTTACGCTAACCAAGTACCGTGGTTCAGATCCCGAAGTATCGATCAACGGCAACTCGATTCATTCGGGCAAAGACCAAAACGTACCACCCAACGCCCAGGTGCTTTCGGTAGGTTTGAATGTTGGGTTTTAA
- a CDS encoding carboxymuconolactone decarboxylase family protein gives MPHIQFQNDLPGILGPMNFSPHTAEPMNALANALLQTDEGLSRGERELIATFVSSQNDCFFCQTIHGAVASEYLGDDDWSFVKAVKCDYEQTALSDKMKALLAIAGSVQKGGKHVTTEQVEAAKAQCATDREIHDTVLIAAAFCMFNRYVDGLATIAPQNPEVYRARATRVVEKGYSAEGKYTSENIIS, from the coding sequence ATGCCACATATACAATTTCAAAACGACTTACCAGGGATTTTAGGTCCCATGAATTTTAGCCCACATACGGCCGAACCGATGAATGCACTGGCCAATGCGCTGCTTCAAACCGACGAAGGTCTGAGCCGAGGCGAACGTGAATTGATAGCCACCTTCGTTTCATCCCAAAATGACTGTTTTTTCTGCCAAACCATTCACGGAGCGGTGGCAAGTGAGTATTTGGGAGACGACGACTGGTCGTTTGTCAAGGCCGTAAAATGTGATTACGAGCAAACCGCACTTTCGGATAAAATGAAGGCATTGTTGGCGATTGCGGGTAGCGTACAAAAAGGTGGAAAACACGTTACGACCGAACAAGTAGAGGCCGCAAAAGCGCAATGTGCCACCGACCGTGAAATCCACGACACGGTACTCATTGCAGCCGCTTTTTGTATGTTTAATCGGTACGTGGATGGGTTGGCGACAATTGCACCTCAAAACCCTGAGGTATATCGCGCTAGAGCGACCCGCGTTGTTGAAAAAGGATATTCGGCGGAAGGGAAATATACTTCCGAAAATATTATATCATAG